The stretch of DNA TATTAATaacaactaataattaaataaatccaATTCTTATTTAACTAATGATATTTCACTTATTAAATCATCAACtacaataatatatttatatcaatttaaatatctaacaataaataactaattattaccgtaataaaatatatcaataatatatatcatatattacACAAAATCTAATTCTTAACCATAATTCCCaaaattattacaaataatTAGACTAAACGTAACTAAACATATAATCTCCAAAATTATTACAAGAtctaaacatatattttttactaactAATCATATTAATCtaattaaacattattattcattacaactaactaaatctaaatatttatatttttaactaatctttAAATATACATTCCTGaacttctaataataataaatctgcaataataataacataaattttaaaataaaaaattaaaaaattaacttacataattaaaatgataGAAATAATTGATAATATGTAATTCATATGACGATCAAcatctttatattttcttttttttgtaatgtaatatatttttttccagtagaagaagcaaaaatttatgataagaaagacgaagaaaaagagagaaaatggtGAAAATTGAGTTGCAGGAAAGGAAAGTGACTTCTAAAGGAGAGTGGGGATTGAAGGGGAGATAGGCATGGAGGGACACCGCTGCTAGGAAGCTGCATGCGCGACATTTGGCTTGCAATACATAAATTGGATGGTTGGATTTGTGTTTCTCTAATCGGACCGTTCAATTACCTACCTTGAATTTAGACCGTCCGATTTAAATTCTGTTGACACCACACTCATATATTGCACTCATGTACTCTATATTGACGTTCTACACCATTTCTAACtccataacaaaaataaaaagcgaCCTAGGATCATTTCACCTTATAATCCAATGGATCCCACATGTTATTATTGTATCAAGACAACAATTATTGATCCAATGACGCTAACTTACGTTGAACTggggacatcattggttcttcttAGAAACTAtttaagcaaataaataaagaaagaaataataacCTCCACCCAACTTAGAATTATAGAAGATGCAAGAACAAGAAGCATCTTGTGTAGTGGCTATGATGCCAAGTCCTGGCATGGGACACCTCATCCCAATGCTAGAATTCGCCAAGAGACTCATCCGCCATAATAATCTAACTGTCACCATCATCATCCCCTCCAGCGACCCTCCCTCCACCGCACAAACCACCGTCCTCCGCTCCCTCCCCACTGCCATCTCACACACCTTCCTCCCCTCAGTCTCCCTCTCTGACCTCCCTTCAATCACCAACCCAGAGCTTGGTGTCGCTCTCACCGTCCTCCGCTCCCTCCCTTCCTTCCGCCGCACCctcctctccctctcctccaccCACCACCGTCTTGCCGCCTTCATCATCGACTCCTTTGGCTTAGATGCCATTGATATCGCCTCCGAGCTTCACATCCCTTCTTACATTTTCTTCACCTCATCCGCGATGGCTTTGTCCTTACTTTTACACCTTCCCTACTTGGACCAAACGGTCCAGGGCAACTTAAAGGATCTCACTGAACCAGTTCAGATTCCCGGATGCGTACCAGTTCATGGAAAAGATTTGTTAGTGCCGATTCAGGAGAGAAATAATGAAGCCTACAATTACATTCTTCACCTATCGAACCGGTTCAAGATGACCCAAGGAATCATCAGTAACAGCTTTCCAGAACTTGAACCGAAAACCTTTAAGGAACTGCAAAAGGGTGAACCGGACATGATTCCGGTTTACTCAGTTGGACCGATGGTGAACGTAGACCAAACTAATGGGACTGCCGACAAATATTTAACATGGTTGGATGATCAGCCACGTGGCAGTGTTTTATTTGTATGTCTTGGTAGCTGGGAAACCATATCTAGTGCTCAAACTCATGAGCTTGCTATTGGACTAGAGAATAGTAAGCAAAGATTTTTGTGGGTTGTCAAACGTCCTGACAACTTAGCAAATAGTACCTTTTTCAATGATATTAATGCGCAAGACAACCATCTTGATTTCTTGCCCGAAGGATTTGTAGAGAGGACTAGAGGAATGGGCCTTGTAGTGCCATTTTGGGCTCCACAGGCCCAAATATTGGCCCATAAATCTATTGGGGGATTCTTGACTCACTGTGGTTGGAATTCTATACTCGAGAGTATAGTTAATGGAGTACCGATGATCGCATTGCCACTTTGTGCGGAGCAAAAGATGAATGCGGTTTTGATTACTGAAGATTTCAAGGTGGCAACAAGACCAAAAATCGGTGAGAATGGGTTGgtggaaaatgaagaaataaCTAGGGTTGTGGAGAAGTTGATGGAAGGTGAGGAAGGGAAGAAGCTTAGTTACCGAGTGAAAGAACTCAAGGATGCAGCTTCCAAAGCCCTAGGAGAAAATGGATCCTCAACAAAGCAACTTTCTGAGCTGGTTTTTATGTGGAAAACTCCATAGATATCACATTATTATATTTCTTGATGTTGATTTAATaatttctcccttttttttttctctttgtacaattaatttatttcaagTCTATATATCGCCAACTTTGGTACTATCTTTTTTTGGATTTAAGCACCCCCGCTCCATGATTAAAGGTTGGCAAACGGGACAAAATCTGTTGGATTAGCTTGCGTAactcattaaaaaaaatgagaaaagttaaaaatttgagactattataataaaaaaaagtaaattatcatttttaccCATAAAAGTTGAATATGTTGACATATCTAtccataaaagataaaaattaccatttgtactcataaaaattgattttcgcAAGCAAAATTATCAAAACCCTAAATAATTACATAAAATCTACAAACTACCCCCTTCTCTTCTCTCACGCACGCACCCACCCTCACTCACTATCTGCAGCACCTTCTCCTTTccacactctctctcttttcttttcctattGATGTCTCTCTCTTATCTgtcgtttttctctctcctctgtGCATTAATGGTGATTCCTCCTTTTGCCGTTGCGAGCTCCATCTTCTCCtcccctcctcctcctcctcctcttcttcttcttcttcttcttcgggaGGTTTTTGGCTTCAAGAAGTAGCAATTTTGAGTCTCTATTTTCTGCAACCACAACTTCTTCAATGTTGAGTTCCTTCATTTTTCAAATGTCATATCTTCGTCTTCTCCTTCTCTCGGTGTCGCTGCTCTCTTCTCCTAGCGATGCATTTTCGTCATCTCCTCCCAGCGTCACCAAAATCGAATTAATGTTCTGTGTTATTTGTAACGAAAATAGTGATCTTGAATATGAGAAATTGACAAATTTTTGTGAAGgttctaagaaattagggttttattttGAATCTATGCATGTTCTATTCTTCAATTTGATCTGAGTTTGttctattttgtgattttgaagaGGATAGTAGTTGGGTTATGTTGATGTTCAAGAAGTGAGAGAAGAAAAGTgagtgagtgagagagagagagtaggaAGGGAGATAATGCTACGACAGTGGTGGTTTAGGTGCTGCAGATAGTGAGTGAGGGTCGGTGCGTACTTGAGAGAAGAGAAGGGGGTAGTTTGGGGATTTTATGTAATTATTTAGAGTTTGGGTAATTTTGCCtgcgaaaattaatttttatgggtacaaatggtaatttttaTCTTCTATGGGTAGATATGTCAGCGTTTTCAACTTTTATGGGTAGAAATGGTAGTTTACTCTAAAAAAACTCGCATAACCAGCCCTTCCTAATAATTTACGAGTTTTGGCGGGGCGAGAACAGGTTTATCCGATAAACTTTTagctttaaataaataattgaatttaaaacgTTATTTTTGTgcttatatttaaaatatttattagttttaCTTTAAGTTATAATATTAAGTATGTTTAATTGATTAAAGATTtgaataatgtttaatatattttgGATAATGTTTTGCtttgaataatattaattttattcttttgttttagaAAACTTGTTTAATGATGATGTTTAATTTTTGAGCATGCAGATGATTCACTTGACAAAACCTACTTTAAATCAGTTAGCTCCAAAATATTTTCACATGCGTTCACTACCCAGTAGAATGCCTTGATTCATACTGAGGCTATGCATGCATAATGGGCAATGGCAAAGGCCTCGTTTGAGGTTTGACTTATTAAAAGAAAGAcagttctttttttttaggCTTGAATATTCTAATTTTATCATCGTCAATAATTCGCAAGATGAAAATGGGATGGTACTTCATACATAGTAAAAAAATCTGGG from Arachis duranensis cultivar V14167 chromosome 4, aradu.V14167.gnm2.J7QH, whole genome shotgun sequence encodes:
- the LOC107486713 gene encoding UDP-glycosyltransferase 72B1, which gives rise to MQEQEASCVVAMMPSPGMGHLIPMLEFAKRLIRHNNLTVTIIIPSSDPPSTAQTTVLRSLPTAISHTFLPSVSLSDLPSITNPELGVALTVLRSLPSFRRTLLSLSSTHHRLAAFIIDSFGLDAIDIASELHIPSYIFFTSSAMALSLLLHLPYLDQTVQGNLKDLTEPVQIPGCVPVHGKDLLVPIQERNNEAYNYILHLSNRFKMTQGIISNSFPELEPKTFKELQKGEPDMIPVYSVGPMVNVDQTNGTADKYLTWLDDQPRGSVLFVCLGSWETISSAQTHELAIGLENSKQRFLWVVKRPDNLANSTFFNDINAQDNHLDFLPEGFVERTRGMGLVVPFWAPQAQILAHKSIGGFLTHCGWNSILESIVNGVPMIALPLCAEQKMNAVLITEDFKVATRPKIGENGLVENEEITRVVEKLMEGEEGKKLSYRVKELKDAASKALGENGSSTKQLSELVFMWKTP